A single Ciona intestinalis chromosome 14, KH, whole genome shotgun sequence DNA region contains:
- the LOC100183365 gene encoding uncharacterized protein LOC100183365, translating into MFNQDVNPQTGSQACRPVSNTYKSSIFNMGETERPTPQPKRINQQPRNTNNIFQTNGNANVKQKFPKANISKIPMFNESNQQRPSTAPCRSKRAVGNNLSSTVFNDPHYPDSQQSVGISRPKTAWKYTSRNTTSTVFSSDSGQTKPRVRKSLQKKSTVFDTQGDGAVSPETNKTHKIKLSNTFRSSVMSQKQEPLSPRSFVKSFEMKCSLSNGCNVVEESRPHVGIRSNNGYVSKNRSSQSRVMGGQENRVTDVITSANSNGLINYIRGKKPTTEIEESTPCWSNEAKQKSSLWSSGFNPSKIADRSTAAKITESTIFSSDNAKPGLFSADGKCSPMKSIKINKQVLP; encoded by the exons atgtttaatcaGGATGTCAACCCACAGACTGGAAGTCAAGCCTGCAGACCGG TCAGTAACACTTACAAGTCAAGCATTTTCAACATGGGCGAAACGGAACGCCCTACACCTCAACCGAAGCGTATTAATCAACAACCAAGAaacacaaacaatattttccaaactAATGGCAACGCgaatgtaaaacaaaagtttccaAAAG CAAATATAAGTAAGATACCAATGTTCAATGAAAGCAACCAGCAGAGGCCTTCCACTGCTCCATGTAGATCAAAACGAGCAGTTGGCAACAACTTGTCTTCAACTGTGTTTAACGACCCGCATTACCCCGATTCTCAACAATCGGTGGGAATTTCAAGACCAAAAACAG CTTGGAAGTACACGAGTCGAAATACAACATCGACTGTGTTTTCATCAGACAGCGGGCAAACTAAACCGAGAGTTCGAAAATCACTTCAAAAGAAATCGACAGTTTTCGATACACAAGGCGACGGTGCTGTATCGCCTGAAACGAACAAAACTCACAAAATCAAACTCTCAAACACGTTTCGATCAAGCGTTATGTCTCAAAAACAAGAACCGTTGAGTCCAAGGTCGTTCGTTAAGTCATTTGAGATGAAATGTAGCTTGTCCAATGGTTGCAACGTAGTTGAAGAAAGCCGACCGCATGTTGGAATACGCAGTAACAACGGCTATGTTTCGAAGAACCGATCTTCGCAAAGCAGAGTTATGGGTGGACAGGAGAATAGAGTTACGGACGTTATAACTAGCGCTAATTCAAACGGGTTGATCAATTATATAAGAGGGAAGAAACCAACGACAGAGATCGAAGAATCGACTCCTTGCTGGAGCAATGAAGCAAAACAGAAGAGCAGTTTATGGTCAAGCGGTTTTAATCCAAGCAAAATTGCCGATAGAAGCACGGCCGCTAAAATAACAGAATCGACTATTTTTTCAAGCGATAATGCAAAGCCAGGGCTATTTTCAGCTGATGGTAAATGTTCTCCGATgaaatcaattaaaataaacaaacaagttttgCCCTAA
- the elf gene encoding transcription factor protein isoform X2 has protein sequence MPQMPREKGSYIHLLQLKNLHINGKELQMFSQDEFEKKVPYGNVLWAHLQFLSSCNVHENVHVTEVPNNETKFSPEKQTVGANTEVSTTNKYKKDRNLISCHHRTSSVSGRGTSYYLWEFLLALLQDPLTCPQLIKWVNIKEAIFKLVDSKLVSWLWGQHKKKPEMNYETVGRALRYYYQKGILRKVDGYRLMYQFRFLPKNLTVVPSVEKCSEDTETFKKIDEDWPSSVPVRLRSVGEEVQPLSVGLPVLAALFKSVTSTECVQSIRTESIQDIQQKVIHVFSLSPHGVVSEVQFAPKQTVLLEKEKPEFEQVVQRDITPENSISNKVILPQTDQLPASEPCLLSSISPGSYSPAESAKILFARNQSGLITYDRAQLKNSRCSVSVSYNRSAYQYMVDCRRENNKVHISSTWVPEKVSQELLDHWKLLPVIEEHNENTNSNVLFKTKYRITNQYACQKSKVFGKLFTVPTDLSIKTSNNSKKSAIPLLNFSEDIVHSNEDRVESILSSDINSSCLESKTRNSDLFLQKKRTKYRDIATTKPVVKTVVELTFDNDFV, from the exons ATGCCTCAAAT GCCCCGAGAAAAaggaagttacattcatttattgcaGTTAAAGAATCTTCATATAAACGGAAAAGAACTTCAAATGTTCAGTCAAGATGAGTTTGAGAAAAAGGTTCCTTATGGAAACGTTCTGTGGGCTCACTTACAGTTCCTAAGCAGTTGTAATGTGCATGAGAATGTTCATGTTACAG AAGTTCCAAACAACGAAACAAAGTTTTCTCCCGAAAAGCAAACCGTTGGTGCTAACACAGAAGTTTCAACAACTAACAAATATAAGAAGGATAGAAATCTAATATCCTGCCATCATAGAACTTCTTCTGTGTCTGGACGTG GTACATCTTACTACTTATGGGAATTCCTTCTTGCCTTGCTGCAAGATCCCCTTACATGTCCACAACTCATTAAATGGGTAAACATTAAAgaagcaatatttaaactggTGGATTCAAAACTTGTCTCTTGGTTGTGGGGGCAACATAAAAAGAAACCAGAAATGAATTACGAGACTGTGGGACGAGCATTAAG gtaTTACTATCAAAAAGGGATCCTTCGAAAAGTAGATGGGTACAGGTTAATGTACCAGTTTCGATTTCTGCCAAAAAATCTCACTGTTGTGCCTTCGGTGGAAAAATGCTCTGAAGACACagaaacctttaaaaaaattgatgaaGATTGGCCGTCATCTGTTCCTGTTAGATTAAGATCTGTTGGGGAAGAAGTCCAGCCGTTGTCTGTTGGGTTACCAGTATTAGCTGCTCTGTTTAAATCAGTTACATCTACTGAGTGCGTTCAAAGCATTCGCACGGAGAGTATACAAGATATTCAGCAAAAAGTAATCCATGTATTTAGCCTCTCACCCCATGGTGTAGTGTCTGAAGTACAATTTGCACCCAAGCAGACAGTTCTGCTTGAAAAAGAGAAACCAGAATTTGAACAGGTTGTGCAAAGGGACATTACTCCGGAAAACTCTAtttcaaataaagttattttgccTCAAACTGACCAACTACCTGCATCAGAACCTTGTTTGTTGTCTAGTATTTCACCAGGTAGTTATTCACCTGCAGAATCGGCAAAAATTCTTTTTGCTCGTAACCAGTCCGGTTTAATTACTTACGACCGTGCGCAATTAAAAAACTCCCGCTGTTCAGTTTCTGTAAGTTATAATAGATCTGCTTATCAATACATGGTGGATTGTAGGAGGGAAAACAACAAGGTTCATATCTCTTCAACATGg GTACCGGAGAAAGTATCTCAGGAATTACTTGACCATTGGAAACTCCTGCCAGTAATTGAAGAACACAACGAGAATACAAACTCAAATGTTCTGTTCAAGACG AAATACAGGATAACGAACCAATATGCCTGCCAAAAGTCTAAAGTATTTGGCAAACTTTTTACAGTTCCAACTGATTTATCGATAAAAACATCAAACAATTCCAAAAAATCAGCCATACCCTTGCTAAACTTTTCCGAAGATATTGTGCATTCAAATGAAGACAGAGTCGAATCAATTTTAAGTTCTGATATAAATTCTTCTTGTTTAGAGTCAAAAACTAGAAAttctgatttatttttacaaaagaaacGAACTAAGTACAGAGATATAGCAACGACAAAACCTGttgttaaaactgttgttGAATTAACTTTTGATaatgattttgtttaa
- the elf gene encoding transcription factor protein isoform X1, with amino-acid sequence MSNNTTHINEVEIVAKEDVAASDLAQLFATSPWEWSEDGVFAWMSHVVNQFDLDASNLKNLHINGKELQMFSQDEFEKKVPYGNVLWAHLQFLSSCNVHENVHVTVPNNETKFSPEKQTVGANTEVSTTNKYKKDRNLISCHHRTSSVSGRGTSYYLWEFLLALLQDPLTCPQLIKWVNIKEAIFKLVDSKLVSWLWGQHKKKPEMNYETVGRALRYYYQKGILRKVDGYRLMYQFRFLPKNLTVVPSVEKCSEDTETFKKIDEDWPSSVPVRLRSVGEEVQPLSVGLPVLAALFKSVTSTECVQSIRTESIQDIQQKVIHVFSLSPHGVVSEVQFAPKQTVLLEKEKPEFEQVVQRDITPENSISNKVILPQTDQLPASEPCLLSSISPGSYSPAESAKILFARNQSGLITYDRAQLKNSRCSVSVSYNRSAYQYMVDCRRENNKVHISSTWVPEKVSQELLDHWKLLPVIEEHNENTNSNVLFKTKYRITNQYACQKSKVFGKLFTVPTDLSIKTSNNSKKSAIPLLNFSEDIVHSNEDRVESILSSDINSSCLESKTRNSDLFLQKKRTKYRDIATTKPVVKTVVELTFDNDFV; translated from the exons ATGTCGAACAACACTACTCATATAAATGAGGTTGAGATTGTGGCCAAAGAAGACGTCGCTGCATCTGATTTAGCGCAATTGTTCGCCACTTCGCCATGGGAATGGTCAGAAGATGGGGTGTTTGCTTGGATGTCACATGTTGTGAATCAATTTGACCTGGATGCCTCAAAT TTAAAGAATCTTCATATAAACGGAAAAGAACTTCAAATGTTCAGTCAAGATGAGTTTGAGAAAAAGGTTCCTTATGGAAACGTTCTGTGGGCTCACTTACAGTTCCTAAGCAGTTGTAATGTGCATGAGAATGTTCATGTTACAG TTCCAAACAACGAAACAAAGTTTTCTCCCGAAAAGCAAACCGTTGGTGCTAACACAGAAGTTTCAACAACTAACAAATATAAGAAGGATAGAAATCTAATATCCTGCCATCATAGAACTTCTTCTGTGTCTGGACGTG GTACATCTTACTACTTATGGGAATTCCTTCTTGCCTTGCTGCAAGATCCCCTTACATGTCCACAACTCATTAAATGGGTAAACATTAAAgaagcaatatttaaactggTGGATTCAAAACTTGTCTCTTGGTTGTGGGGGCAACATAAAAAGAAACCAGAAATGAATTACGAGACTGTGGGACGAGCATTAAG gtaTTACTATCAAAAAGGGATCCTTCGAAAAGTAGATGGGTACAGGTTAATGTACCAGTTTCGATTTCTGCCAAAAAATCTCACTGTTGTGCCTTCGGTGGAAAAATGCTCTGAAGACACagaaacctttaaaaaaattgatgaaGATTGGCCGTCATCTGTTCCTGTTAGATTAAGATCTGTTGGGGAAGAAGTCCAGCCGTTGTCTGTTGGGTTACCAGTATTAGCTGCTCTGTTTAAATCAGTTACATCTACTGAGTGCGTTCAAAGCATTCGCACGGAGAGTATACAAGATATTCAGCAAAAAGTAATCCATGTATTTAGCCTCTCACCCCATGGTGTAGTGTCTGAAGTACAATTTGCACCCAAGCAGACAGTTCTGCTTGAAAAAGAGAAACCAGAATTTGAACAGGTTGTGCAAAGGGACATTACTCCGGAAAACTCTAtttcaaataaagttattttgccTCAAACTGACCAACTACCTGCATCAGAACCTTGTTTGTTGTCTAGTATTTCACCAGGTAGTTATTCACCTGCAGAATCGGCAAAAATTCTTTTTGCTCGTAACCAGTCCGGTTTAATTACTTACGACCGTGCGCAATTAAAAAACTCCCGCTGTTCAGTTTCTGTAAGTTATAATAGATCTGCTTATCAATACATGGTGGATTGTAGGAGGGAAAACAACAAGGTTCATATCTCTTCAACATGg GTACCGGAGAAAGTATCTCAGGAATTACTTGACCATTGGAAACTCCTGCCAGTAATTGAAGAACACAACGAGAATACAAACTCAAATGTTCTGTTCAAGACG AAATACAGGATAACGAACCAATATGCCTGCCAAAAGTCTAAAGTATTTGGCAAACTTTTTACAGTTCCAACTGATTTATCGATAAAAACATCAAACAATTCCAAAAAATCAGCCATACCCTTGCTAAACTTTTCCGAAGATATTGTGCATTCAAATGAAGACAGAGTCGAATCAATTTTAAGTTCTGATATAAATTCTTCTTGTTTAGAGTCAAAAACTAGAAAttctgatttatttttacaaaagaaacGAACTAAGTACAGAGATATAGCAACGACAAAACCTGttgttaaaactgttgttGAATTAACTTTTGATaatgattttgtttaa
- the elf gene encoding transcription factor protein (The RefSeq protein has 3 substitutions compared to this genomic sequence) — protein MVDCRRENNKVHISSTWVPEKVSQELLDHWKLLPVIEEHNGNTNSNVLFKTKYRITNQYACQKSKVFGKLFTVPTDLSIKTSNNSKKSAIPLLNFSEDIAHSNEDRVESIFSSDINSSCLESKTRNSDLFLQKKRTKYRDIATTKPVVKTVVELTFDNDFV, from the exons ATGGTGGATTGTAGGAGGGAAAACAACAAGGTTCATATCTCTTCAACATGg GTACCGGAGAAAGTATCTCAGGAATTACTTGACCATTGGAAACTCCTGCCAGTAATTGAAGAACACAACGAGAATACAAACTCAAATGTTCTGTTCAAGACG AAATACAGGATAACGAACCAATATGCCTGCCAAAAGTCTAAAGTATTTGGCAAACTTTTTACAGTTCCAACTGATTTATCGATAAAAACATCAAACAATTCCAAAAAATCAGCCATACCCTTGCTAAACTTTTCCGAAGATATTGTGCATTCAAATGAAGACAGAGTCGAATCAATTTTAAGTTCTGATATAAATTCTTCTTGTTTAGAGTCAAAAACTAGAAAttctgatttatttttacaaaagaaacGAACTAAGTACAGAGATATAGCAACGACAAAACCTGttgttaaaactgttgttGAATTAACTTTTGATaatgattttgtttaa
- the LOC100185738 gene encoding uncharacterized protein LOC100185738 encodes MSFLKVLISEVQVSLDGKVCEVKWSDDHISRFHAKWLRFNCHCSQCYPEFSGIYKVDFPQFPDDTILTEARIGDNALLTKHSWDIMENHTTTQPFEWLRSFCYCDTCLSSLVRSRDIISTHFENTKVQQDIPTIDYSEMKDNDVGSYSMLQKFMESGFCKISNVPCEDKMVLKFARRFGPIRETLYGEFFDVLPHNSVNAAYTSKGIPLHMDQQAYEQTPGIQLLHALRFDDEVSGGQSTLLDMFQVAEIFRKESPEDFRTFLEVPACFNTIDYKRKVPVYFEVQKHHIVLDYYGKIVAVNWHAGFASTLRIKEKDVERYYKAHRKFSMIMQREKLVGRFRFRLRTGDLLFFNNRRMTHARDAFTNNGGIRHLQGCYIDLDDCKSNYMTLANKLRLQVTPPKVGNASSI; translated from the exons ATGtcgtttttaaaagttttaatatcaGAAGTGCAAGTGAGTCTGGATGGTAAAGTATGTGAAGTAAAATGGAGTGACGACCACATTAGCAG GTTTCACGCAAAATGGCTCAGATTCAACTGCCACTGCAGTCAATGTTATCCAGAGTTTTCCGGCATCTATAAAGTAGATTTTCCGCAGTTTCCCGATGATACCATACTTACAGAAGCAAGAATTGGCGACAACG CTCTGCTTACGAAACACTCATGGGACATAATGGAGAATCACACGACCACCCAACCATTTGAATGGCTTCGCTCTTTCTGTTACTGTGATACTTGCTTGTCTTCGTTGGTTAGAAGTAGAGACATCATTAGCACGCATTTCGAAAATACGAAAGTCCAGCAAGATATTCCAACTATAGATTACTCAGAGATGAAAGACAATGACGTCGGTTCATATAG taTGCTACAGAAGTTCATGGAAAGtggattttgtaaaatatccAACGTCCCGTGCGAAgataaaatggttttaaag TTTGCGAGAAGGTTTGGGCCGATTCGTGAAACACTTTATGGAGAG TTCTTCGATGTTCTTCCACATAACAGTGTAAATGCTGCATACACATCTAAAGGTATCCCGCTACATATGGACCAACAAGCCTATGAACAAACCCCCGGTATACAGCTGCTTCATGCTCTTAG GTTTGACGATGAAGTCAGCGGGGGACAGTCGACTCTTCTTGACATGTTTCAAGTTGCTGAAATATTCAGAAAAGAATCTCCGGAAGATTTTAGGACGTTTCTAGAAGTCCCAGCTTGCTTTAATACCATTGACTACAAGAGGAAAGTCCCCGTCTATTTCGAAGTCCAGAAGCATCACATTGTATTGGATTACTATGGCAAG ATAGTAGCTGTAAACTGGCACGCTGGGTTCGCATCTACTTTAAGAATCAAAGAAAAAGACGTGGAAAGATATTACAAAGCACATCGCAAGTTTTCAATGATAATGCAAAGGGAAAAACTTGTTGGAAGG TTTCGCTTCCGTCTTCGAACTGGGGACCTGCTGTTTTTCAACAACAGAAGAATGACACACGCTAGAGATGCTTTTACCAACAATGGCGGAATTCGACATTTGCAG GGTTGCTATATTGATTTGGACGACTGCAAAAGTAACTACATGACTCTGGCAAACAAGCTTAGGTTGCAAGTTACGCCTCCAAAAGTTGGAAATGCTTCTTCCATTTAA
- the LOC100178661 gene encoding cytosolic sulfotransferase 5-like yields the protein MADEETAKIKKMLEATFETGFKELAKYADDLPDYKPIVDYFVTSIFERKVTEWKGYKMSGQGFSCDTIKWVYENWTPWKDDVIVASFPKTGTTWVRNIVAHLYYRDNKTLMEMVKPMAMPHIYLETGIPLKFEILEKLPWKRRIFATHVSAPLFNFEKVKSAGAKVIYTIRNPKDQVVSWYNMMQNFPFQATDVNAQKCIQKIGTRFSRRQCLVHNYWEIKKGSGTWRIYCLGIRIETTITSCLLSTRT from the exons ATGGCGGACGAAGAAACTGCGAAAATAAAGAAGATGCTAGAAGCAACATTTGAAACCGGTTTCAAAGAGCTAGCGAAGTATGCAGATGACTTGCCTGATTATAAACCAATAGTCGATTACTTCGTTACGAGCATATTTGAGAGAAAAGTAACAGAATGGAAAGGTTACAAAATGTCCGGGCAAGGTTTTTCATGCGATACAATAAAGTGGGTCTATGAAAATTGGACGCCCTGGAAGGATGACGTCATTGTCGCGTCATTTCCTAAAACAG GTACGACATGGGTGCGAAACATAGTGGCTCACTTGTACTACAGagataataaaactttaatggAAATGGTTAAGCCAATGGCAATGCCGCATATTTACCTTGAAACTGGAATAC ctttaaaatttgaaattctTGAAAAGTTGCCATGGAAGCGACGAATCTTTGCGACCCATGTTTCTGCACCCttgtttaactttgaaaaagttaaatcaGCTGGAGCTAAG GTGATATACACGATTCGTAACCCGAAAGATCAAGTGGTATCTTGGTACAACATGATGCAAAATTTTCCTTTCCAAGCGACCGATGTAAATGCGCAAAAATGTATCCAAAAGATTGGAACGCGTTTTTCGAGGCGGCAGTGTCTG GTTCACAATTATTGGGAAATAAAGAAGGGGAGTGGTACATGGAGAATATACTGTCTTGGTATCCGCATCGAAACGACGATAACGTCTTGTTTGTTATCTACGAGGACTTGA